Sequence from the Ostrea edulis chromosome 8, xbOstEdul1.1, whole genome shotgun sequence genome:
CTGTTTCAAATATCCAAGATGAACGGTAAAACATTAGTACTAATGTACTCTTATCAGTAAAAGAAAGGAGCATACAATGTTTTCAATATCCTGATAATTATAGGATATTGACTACCAACAccgttttcaaaaattatccACAAATCAGACATAGATTTGTGTACTTTCTTTACTCAACAAAGAGCAAATGTTGGACATCTATTATACATGCATGAACGTGAACTAGTTaagatatttataaaacatgtatGTAGTAACTAGCAAAAAAGGAATATATTCCTGGATGCTCTCATaatgaaatcaacattttgAATTACCAACTTAGACATTATATATTGTTGTAGATGTCAGAAAATAACTCAAGTGTTGAATAGCTATAAGCTGACTTTATCAAAtggatacaatataaaattgaatttagCTATGATAAAAAgctatgttgaatttttttcttaaaaaggAAGTTATTTGAATAGGTTGTATATAATAGATAAACCTTTAGGatgctacatgtattaatattGTTAGATTGTCAAGTACACAGTTTAGTGATTTAAAAGGCTTTCATCATATGACTGTCCTTTGTCTTTTAACCCTGCTATAAAACAGACGTTTGTATAAAGATATATCGACAGAGTATTGCTTACCGTCCTTCTTTCTCGTTTCTTTATTGTGAGTTTTTAATGTATGAACACTTTTAATTTTGCATACTCTTAAAATGCATCCAGAATCCATTGTTTAGGTTGCAATCAAGGGGTTTGTAAATCCTAATCTAATAAATGCCAATAAACAACATTTGCCCAAAACAACGATAGTTCACGCGAAGATAGTGCACTGTAATTTAGGTAgcattatatttttaaagacgAGAGACATATCAGAAATATTTGACAAATTGATTTCTGTACGAGAACAATATTGAAAAAAGATTTTTGGCTGTTACCGATGACATTATTAGATCCTCAAAAAAGTATTGACGTCaaataaaatctgaatattgaTGTGgggaagtaaattttaaacCTTGTAATTTCACAGCGCTTGCGTACAGATACAATTTAGGTTATAATAGTTACACCATACAGTGATTTAATAGTATCGGACAACGTGGTACACATCATATTGGGTATACCATTCTGTTAAATAAGTCATTATAATTTGACGATTACTCTACATTTCCAGAAAATATTAATATaactttcataaaaaaaatttcctttcTCACAATAATTGCAAAAAGTGTGCTGGAGCTGAATTGGAGACAACGATGCACCATTTTGATAGGTGTGTTCCTTTCCATCTCTTCGGAGTACTTATGTCGTGTTCTATTGCGTATGCCGTATTTGTTGACAGTTATTACATGGCATTTCCTGAATCTTACGACAAGCTGGACTTAAATTGTCTAGGGACGTATTATGCTGCTTCGTTAATTACATGCGCTGGTTTTTGCGCTAGTGATCATTGTCGATGTTACGGATATAACTCCCTAACAAAATCGTGTCGTCTGTACTCGGAATGTAGATTCTGTGATGTGACGCAATCACAAGGAGACTGGCAGTATTATACATCTGACAAGAACGGTTAGTTCATTTTTTCTCTATAtcatttttttccttcaaaaatCAAACCTGGAAGGTTGTACCATTACAGTTGAATGTATCTTGTATAACCATGCTGCGAGGACAAATACCTCTCGctgaattttaatttcaatttatctTGGAAAATTTTCGTTTTCCGGTTTTACAAGTGAAGCATTATACAGATGAAGTAATATCATATATCCTTAATCTTAAAAACAGTTATGGGTTTGCAATATCCTCCAAATCTATTTTGTAAAAGTCATCTGAAGCAAGAAACTCTTATCCATGAAATGAGAATTTAAGTACAGTTATAAGTTGCAATGGAATTATCTGCAAAGATAGGTTATGACATTTATCGTTTAATAATACAATTTATTTGTAacgaaaaaaataaaactacatACATAGGCGTATGTTGGCACATATCAGAGAAATTCGAACAGCACCGTGACCGGGAGAAAATGAGTTTAAACCCTGCTCGTGCCATGGTTTTCATGCTCAGAGGAAAGTGATATATGTGTGtgaatgctatatatatatatatatatatatatatatatatatatatatacattatttgtcgaaatgcgcatctggtgcatcaaaattggtaccgtataagttttacattatgacccctgggtcgaggcctctactggtggactgttagtccccgagggtctctacagcccagtagctaagtacttcgttactagcttgaaaatacggatgtatatttaattgctgttataaaatttagaaattcatttcaaaattaaggattatctccctcatgcataactcttatccttggacgaatttggctccacttgtttgacacgctgtttttggctatatttagatctaaaacttcatagttatttcggatttcaaacatttcggttgagcatcactgaagagacattatttgtcgaaatgcgcatctggtgcatcaaaattggtaccatataggTTTTACAATATGCTTATTTCTCTGCTTCAAACTTTCAGTTCAAAGACAGACTGACACGAAGAGTGTTGACTGTTTCGATTACTACCAAGAAAATATGGCCACTTCCGATAGGTACATCATATACCCTTTTGGGAACAACTCCCCAGTCCAGGTCTATTGTGACATGGATACTTCCGGTGGTGGATGGACAGTAAGTGACTACTTATGTGTATAGTTTCTGCATAATCTCATAtaatagctcttatccttagacgaatttgactccgcttatttggcacacaggtttTCCTTATAatagttctaaaacttcattgttactTCGTATTTCAATCatttcggttgatcatcactgaagatacattatttgtccaaatgtgcatctggtgcatcaaaattggtaccgtataagttttacatcacaATGGTTACTTACCCCCCTCTCTCTATATAATTagtctatttatctatctatcacGAATTAGATAAGACTAGTTCTtattacatttttgtacattaaatacattgtaatgaaaggtgaagataacgaacatgaTCAATCTCTTTACTACTATAAGAAATActaaataaagagttggacagaCACAGGTCCCTGGATTTACCCGatgtgggaccaggtgcccatGAGGAGTAAGTGTtcgctgtcgaccggtcataaccgccgtgagccctatatcttgatcaggtaaacggtgttatccgtagtcaaaaacagTGTATCAAGGACGGCCACACAGTTTGTCAAGGGATGCCCATTTAATCAAAATTGTTGTTTGCTCcctgtttgtatatatattgcatATTAAATTGGCTTTAGTGTTAACTGATTACAATGTAATCATGTCTTGTTTAGGGATGCCCATTTAAGCAAAAGTGTTGCTGGCTCCCTTTGTAGCATATTGcgcattaattttgtatatgacGACGTGATCACTTTGATTAGGGATACCCATTTATACAAATCGTTGCTGGCTCCTCTTGTATTTACACGGTGTATGCAATCAGCTCATACTTATTGTTTTGGTGTTCACTGATCATGTTTTGCTTGGATCATCCACGTGCGGCAATTGCTCTGTAGTTTGTTACTGCCAGTTTAGATGGGATGATCACAGAAAGATGAGCTTTCTgcagttttacaattattctgtgtgtgtgtttggaGATGATAGTTCCAACCTATTATGAGGGTTTATCTTTTGTCTATGACTACCACTACTTGGGGAGGGTCAGCTCTACTGGTGGCGCAGTCTATCCAGTTGCTGCATAGCCTAGTGGCAGATATTCAGCTTTCAAGTAGAGCTCACCTGGacttttcattcatttaattgatattacaAATATAGATAAACATTATCTAATATTTTCACGGGTGTATATCTGGTCCCATGGTTCACTTCGGGTTATGGTTTTTCTCCTTGCACTAGCTATGAACAGTCGTGGTCATTAGCGCCATTAAATCTAATAGCGTACAAGTCTGTCTATTTTGTCTTGTGTGTACCAGTTTGCTTTCCCTGTGTACACCatattttgtctttgataaTAGTATTTAACTCGTGGAAGTTGCATCAGTTTATCTAAGCTAAATATCAATAGTATTCATTAATCTGCATCATCGGGGTAATTTCCTGCTGTCAACTATTCTCTTTTTGGGTATTAGTGATGTCATACATTACGTCATGACCACCGTCCAAGATTCCCCAGCAGTTCGCACATGGAAATCCACCCACCCAGCCCTCTCCGTAAACTGAAACTGTACATATCGTTCTTTTTGTCGGTGTTTTGcctttgtttttgtatttttcagaCAAGAACCTATTATGGAGAGCCATTCCTTCATCACGGCTGCCATTTCCGAATGGGCGGAGATTCAGCTTGCCAGTAGAGCTCACCTGGAGATTGCATTCATTCAATTGATAttacaaatatgaatatatattatttaatattttcccGGGCTTACATCTGGTCCCAAGGTTCACTTCGGATTATGTTTTTTCTCCTTGCACTAATTATGAGCAGCTTTGTTCATTAGCGCCAATAAATCTAAGAAGCTCCAAGTCTGTCTACATTGTTTTGTGTGTACCAGTTTGCTTTCCCCTGTGTATATCCCATTTTGGCTTTGATACAACTCTCGTTTAGCATTGGATGACATACATCCAAACAAGAATGTTTTCACTTTGTTTTCCAACCTTAGCCTCGTTTTCGATTTTTGTGAAAAGAGTATTTGCAATGTCCATGATTATCACCGTGTGTGCACAAATCTGACGTTAGATATGTCTGatataacaatatttcaaaCCCGGAATAATAAGTGTCTTAAATtgtgcatgtacatattttagGTAATACAATCGCGTCATGATGGATCGGTGAACTTCAAAAGAAATTGGACAGAATATAAAGAGGGATTTGGTTCCGTTTGTAATGAATATTGGATAGGTAAGCTTTTTGCGAGTTAtaaaataatttcgtttttgtTTATACATACACGAATATTACGTCCATCTATTTATAGTGCTCCTggtatttatcattttttttctagataGAAACTGTTGTGATTTGTCTGTTAAATATCTTGTGAGTAACAGTTAAATATTTCCTTTGTATTTCTTCTAAATGTATAGTGGCATTCTTTATCACCATTTGAAGGTAATGATATCATCCACCAATTGACTAAAAACAACGACACGCGCATCCATTTCTCAATCACTTTAACGAACGGCTCCACACTATATCAGGAATACGACCGATTTTCTATCTCGAACGAGTTTGATGCCTATCGCCTATTTCTCAGCAAACCATCAACTGGGAGTCTTGCTATGCATTCAGTTTAATTTTCGCAAACAGTATTACGACACCATTCTATATGTAGActctctggtgtcttttattttgaatgtacTTGGATGAACGGTGAATATAGCGAACagtatcaatctcataactcctataagcaatagcaAATATAGGTTTTGGGTAAACACGGGCCCTTGGATAAACCAGAAGTGGGATAAGGTATCTAGGAAGAgaaaacattccctgtcgactgaTCAAAGCCACCGCGGGGCCTATATATCGATCAGTCAAACGGAGCCATGAACATAaaccgggtttttttttcactttaaaatCAGCTTCCAATGGGATAGGTGATATTTGCCTTCAGGTTtagtttaaacatattttgtctCTTGGTCCGATTCAACCTCTCGATTCAACTCGCCCTTTTTTGATCACATTGAATAAATTTCGCTGCACAATCTGTACTACGGGAAAGGTCTGCTATCCTGTGATCCCCTTTTCTGCCTACCAGTAATATTGCTCTACAATCGAGAGAAGGGCAGTGCCTGTTAGTCACTAGTTGCAACATACTTCATGCCTGATAAACAAAAGTCATGTATTGCAGTAACATTGCCTACACCATATTGACGTGCGTTCACACGTGCAAATTATTTATGACACTTCTTTATGGTAGTGAAACACCAGCGCTGGGAAGCTAAACTAGAGACATGTAATGTTGATTTTGTATTGGATCAAAATGTGATGTACATTTATTTCTCATTAAAGGAGATAGACTGGTTGATACTGGAAGCAGTTTTGACGATGTAGTTGGCATGCCTTTTTCTACAATCGAACTCGACAGGTGTGCTAGGGATTACGGAGCCGGAGGAGGGTGGTGGTATAACAGCTGCCATGACGCCTATCTGAACGGGCCATACAACTCAACCGCATGGGAGCAACCGTGGGATCCACCCATATTATATGGAGTCGAAGTATCTCGTACTAAAATGATGATTAGGAAACGTTGAAAAGGGGTGTGACGAAATCAAACGGCTTCAAACGAACAGAAATAAAGCAACAACAAAGAGTAAAGTCCAAACTTGTGATTGTTATTCCATTGTCCTATTGTCACTTACTGATACTTATTGGTACTTCCGGATATTTTAACTATTTTCCACCTAAAGTATGCGAGGTTCGACTTATGGAtgacatatttttcaaatggCTATTAATTGTGACGCATTTTTGAGGGATATCTCCATTTGAAATATATCGCTATTTGGTAAAGCAAGATGTGCATACGAATTTCAGTTTCCTCTTTTGCTTTATGCATatgaaaattcaataaattcatGAACGTACCTCATAACGAATTATGTAGAACAgtgttttcattttattctgCCTTGAATTTTAAGATATCGCTTTAATTTGATTTGCCCAGACTGAGAAGTGAGAGAGGCATTGTGTGGTTTCGTTTGAAATTTGAGGAAAATAATTTGACTAGAGAAAAACCTTATGCAAACAAATGGACAGGCCTatgtttctatatttacaaacaataCCAGTAGGAAACATAACACACTAGAATTTAACAGAAAATTATAgcacatttttattattaattaaaAAAGCACACGTACCAACaatctaaaattattttcttcTCAGTGTAAATCGTTAAATTAAAAGGTACAGATCACTGCACAATTGGGGAACAGTGCTCATAATCCACCAGTTATCAAGGCCCACTGGttctataaaataaaaaaaatcaagaaaaactgaaattttcagtgaatcATGTACAAGTCATATTATGTACAGAAAGAGACATTCTTTTGGAAATATGACAAGGTCACTTGGCTTTCTACACGTATTTCGTGGGTTGTACTACGTACTATACTTAATATATTATGCACACGTTTGACTTAGTATCTAGTCAGTACGATTTGGAATGTCGTACATACGACTTAATATATTAGAACTATTTACGACATAGCaaacttatttttcatttggtAGTAACATGCTTCCGTAAAAACCTATAACATACTCGTTTCTCtgaatatagaaaaatatttgatttcgTTTTGCATGttgattgtttttgtttgtttgtttgttattaaCGACGACCGTATTTTGATGAATCTGTACAGTAtcatatggaaaaaaaatccattggAAATACGCTTGGGTAATCCTACTATATTCGACCATTTATTCTGTTTTTCCGCAGATTATATGCTAGCATGGTCAAATATATGTTTTCTGTCTTGAATTAACGTAGATCACGGGTTAGCTTACGTCACCGTTCTCGGATACGCAAATTTTACGGCTCAATGTTTTGGTAAGTACATACCTAAATGTGACTGAAAAAAGAACGCATTACTTCAATGTTATCATTTAAATTATCAACAACAGGTACAATATAACATTGAGGTAGATCCGGTTTCGTTCAATTTTGTTAAGGTCACCCTATCGTGACGTAAGAAATTTCGGCTAAGTACTACGTTTCATCCTATCATTTTATAAAGTCTAACAACATACAGTTTGGGGAAGCAAGACAGCTTGCAATGATCAAGATGTCTTAAAAGCACTTTCAGGGCCCCCTGGAGAAAAATTTGAcaatgttccctatatattgaagttttatTGAAAAACTCGACGTGTTTTGATGACTATTTTTAGAAATGCAAGAgccagggggaggggggtgatcatgttttgaaatatttatctaGACTGAATGCCTGTATTGGGTTGCAGGAAGTAAACAATTTTCTAATAGAGGTGAAGCTTCCAACTACCAACCACAATACTCTAAGGGAACAGAGGATGAACATTTGTGGAAGATTATGAAAATTAGAAAGAAAAGTAGCAAAAATTTCAAGTGAACCTGCAATACAAACTAAATATGATTATAGTTTTAAAACTAGAGAATGCTTTGGGTGGGTTAGATGACTTGGGAAAGTGAGCATGTCTatgctttttgaaaattggtggTGGTAAGATATTCAAATAGACATAAATACATTGTGAAATAGAAACAACTTTACTTATCTTCTGGTTATAACATCAAGACATGGCTGGACTATATAGACTTAGAAAATTAACATTTATGGGATTCAAgcataaaataatttctattaGATTATTTCAGCCATTGTTTCTGCGATCATGCGATCGCAAATGAATAATTTCAATTGATGAGTCGCGcaacataattaaaatatagtgcaataaatgtacatgtatacatcttcAACATTTTAGCGAGCAATTC
This genomic interval carries:
- the LOC125663282 gene encoding techylectin-5B-like is translated as MHHFDRCVPFHLFGVLMSCSIAYAVFVDSYYMAFPESYDKLDLNCLGTYYAASLITCAGFCASDHCRCYGYNSLTKSCRLYSECRFCDVTQSQGDWQYYTSDKNVQRQTDTKSVDCFDYYQENMATSDRYIIYPFGNNSPVQVYCDMDTSGGGWTVIQSRHDGSVNFKRNWTEYKEGFGSVCNEYWIGDRLVDTGSSFDDVVGMPFSTIELDRCARDYGAGGGWWYNSCHDAYLNGPYNSTAWEQPWDPPILYGVEVSRTKMMIRKR